In Ursus arctos isolate Adak ecotype North America unplaced genomic scaffold, UrsArc2.0 scaffold_10, whole genome shotgun sequence, the DNA window CCCGGAGCAATGCCCTTAAATATTTGTGTTCTACGCACTCTTATTTTTAACTGGATAAATGGCAGAGACAGAATCGTTCAGTTTCAGAGCACTTATCAAAGTATATGTTTATCAATGTctattacctttttttaaaggacaaaaaaacaactgaattttattttctcccttgaaCGTAATAAACTAATTGCCTTatgtacaaaaagaaaacaagaccttatttttaaaaacctactgtGAAGCCATGAATTAGTTCAACTTTATAATAAAGtctactaaaagaaaaatatttggtgCCACAATAAGAAACTggtataagaaatattttcatttctcactgGCACACCTGAAATGGCTAAGAAGTTCTTTCTAAGGGAAGGAAATGGATTAAACAAATCTTGAGGTATCAGCCCTGTGATGTTAAAGACAGAAGCAATCCTGAGATCATCACTgcttcagaatttcctttttcaaCCTGACGGTATACGGCTCTGCCCTGGAGGACATTTTACATATGGGGGTTACTCCAACTTGGCttctttaaacaacaaaaaagtaaagcTATACAGTTtcgaataaatgaatggaaagactGACAGTGTTGTTTTTCAAAAGTTAAGCTGCAATCCACTTTTCATCAGAGGCAATGAGAAGACAGAATACTTAAACTTTTACAAATCATGAATGTCTTCTACCTCAGAAAATCAAAGTCAACTTAACAAATGTATTCCAggtaaaaatataagtaaatgatACACACTGCCACAGTTACAAGAAtaactttaggggaaaaaatgcctAGAAAACTATAGTTTGAATAGAAGCAATAAAAATTGCTTTATCATACCTCTGGTAGACCAACTGTGATAGAATTCCTTTACTTCTGATTCTGGAGCACAGAATTGTGTGGTCAAATTTAATACTCTTCCCCTACAGTCCCTTGAAACTCCCAACACTAGAAAAGTTTAGTCCCAGTACTATAAAATAACAATATCCTAATTTCACTTTTTGAAAGTTCCTAAGTGGTATTATCCAAGAGAAATGCTTGTCACTGAAAGCTTTGGTCATCTTACTTTGTACTTTCCAGGATTCTTCAAAGCACAAATCAGAGCTCCATGGCCTCCCATGGAGTGGCCAAAAATAGACATCCTTTGGGGGTCCACTGGAAAATTGGCATTAATGAGTTGGGGAAGCTAGAGAGAATTTAATATCGTgacaaaagataagaaagaaacaaGTTTAGACTTTTTCAAAgtcatataaaataattacacaaTTAACACTTCCAAATCACAGTCTTACAATACTATGAactaataaagatgaaaaaaaaacctcaggtaGACAAGGATTATTAATGTGCCACTGGAGAAAAGCAATCCTTCTCAGAAAGCAAATTAAAGAAGATGATGCAGAAAGAGCCTTTAAAATGTCTTAACTTTTGGTCTAGTAATTTCACTACTTGGCATCTATTATAAGGGAAAAgtccttaggggaaaaaaattatacataaagaCAATCAATGCAGTAaaatttattgtggtaagaaatatatgtaaatatcctACATTAGGAAACACTAAATTATAACATATGACAGAATATTATGCAATCATTAAGGCTATGTTGcaaaaagaatattagaaaatatctattttatacaactaaaaaaagaacaagataaaaaattTTACAACTGTATGAAAACTGGTCATACAAAAGAAAGTCTGGAATATACCAAAACATTGTTATTATTTGAGGTACAGAATAATGGgtgattaaaattttttattattgtttccgGGTTTTTATGATATACATATTAAcaattaaaatcatataaaatttagaaaaatgcattaattgcatataaatattattactaGAAGCAAAGATTTACCCTTATCCTTTCTAGGTAGGTCTTGgttaataatcataaaatatgtcTGAATAAACCAGCTGCCAGAGTGtttttatacattgttttctttgtataatCTGGGGAGTGCACACAGGTATCAATATAATTATTACCCTCTTTAAAATTGTacttaatattaatttaaactGTAGTAAATAAGGCTACCATATAAGTAAACTTTAGAATATTCACTAAGACAATCAATAAATATGTACCAAGCAGATTCAACAATACCATACCCTGGTTTAAAACTCTCAGGACTAGAAGGATTTCGTGTCCCAAACCAAATTATTGGCCATCATCAAttaatacatacaacataaatGAAATTACCTCCTCAGTTACGTAAGAGTACATTCTGTAGTTCGTTTTCCAAGGATCTTCAGTGGCATCCACATAAAACCCAGCACCGGTGCCAAAGTCCCAGCTCTCATCTTCTCCTTTAATATTGCAGCCACCTACCAAGGAAACATCCTGGGGTTTCATCTACTCCACAGTAATGACCCCTGTTTAGTAATACCTTTTGAAACGAATCTGAAAGTTCATTTGCATTTGAGCTATTCACCAAACATGGCAGTTCTCCGCCTTTTGGGGCGCATACTTCCTGGCCCTCTTGTCCCAGAATGGGGCCATGTGACTAGTTCTAGCTAATGAGGCGAGAGAGGGAATGCCCTTTCATGGGGGAGAATTCACTGCTGAGGTGAGGCACATTGGCTTCCTCTGTGGATGACGGGCCCTcctatatattctgaatatatgcTTCTTCACTGTTCACCTGTCAAAGGACTTACATCCTCTCTCTATTCTTCCAAAATATGTTGAGATTCCTTCCCTGAGGACCCGTCCCTATTATCaacacttcttttcttcttctttttagaaggaaaaggagagaaatgctTGTGCTCAGATCACTACTTTGCACTGAAAATGTTTCCTTAGGTACTTTGGAATCACTCCATCATGCTTCCCCTATTTATTCATCCCCCAATGGGatttttatataatcttttaaaatttattaggttttattttatatgcTTGCAGGTGATTAAAAAGCCAACCACTGAGACTGTTAACAGAATTGCAGTAATACGTAGAGTAATTACAGACAAATGACCTCTTCATGATATTCAGTACGCTCATCCAGGAACATGGCacttttccatttattaaaatctttagcaaattttacatttcttttaaaaaataaaccttcatattttaaaagtttattcctaggcatttaatatttttgatagtactcagaattaaattttttattacattcttGTGAGACATGTCCGGCTTTGGTGTATTAGATGTCCTATGAAAGGAAACGCACTACTTCCTAAGGCCAGCCATTTATCTTCCAGATAATTTGAGCTGCCATTTAATAAATTCCATTTCTTGACACTTCTAGGGTCACAAAATAATCTCTGATGGACTGAGTTCTCAAATATTTGACGAAACGTTTCATTTCTCTAATGTAAGCATTCTAGTTATTTATATTAAAACCAATACATGTTAAACTGTATGATTGTTTGATAAAGAGCAGATGAGAAAAGACATAATTTTCATATGACAAGACAGTTTACCTATgggagagaaatatttttatgcgTCTTGGCACTAGTGCCAAAATGATATATTAATCAAGTTGCTCAGTCTCTGTTTTGAAGTgtcttaatctataaaatgggaatagcaaAATGGTCCCTTCTCATAAGAGTGAGGTCATGAGTAAACTTCACAGTGAGGAAAATATATAGCACAGTATTTTAGAGTCATGATATCATCTCAAAGATTAATAGAGATaatagcaaaattataaaataaataaaaaacaaaataatattacattatatcaCTTATAACTTAGTCtgaaagatttatatttttacaaagcaCCTCTGGACTGAGAACACTTACGAGGGCTGGTATCTGGAGCAATGATGACAAGGCCGTGTTCGGACGCAGCTTGATGATAACCAGCCTTTGATATAAAATTTTGTTCCGTGCAAGTCAAACCTGAAGATCGGAAATAGTGTTATCTCATGCTACACTCTGGACGGTTTATAAGATGTAACCCTTTTATAATACAGGAAAACAAGCTCATTTAGTAttattaaaacacttttttttaatagaaataattctAAAGAAGACAATAAAGTTCTCTTTCTCATAAAATTTACAGTAGTATTAACCTAAGAACTGTCTTAGGTTAAATGCTCTCATAGCTGTCCTTTCAAAGTCACTCACTAAAGTTTTAATTATTGAAATCCTTAGGACCAGACAGATATATTTGGTAATTCAGAATTTTTCAAAGTGTAGAATGGCAATAGAAAGCAAATGTTATATCAACCCCAGTGGGGTGTTGTCAAACATGCTAATTAAACATGTTACCATTCCTGCATCAAAgcataaatattcacaataaGTCATCATAATActataaataacttatttttttacaaatatatgaGTAGTCCTCAGCAACAGAATTAGCCTGATCGTCTTTGTATTCCCTGCCGATTTAAGAGAGAAAGGGTCACCATATACCTTCCTTAACTCTTCCGGCTGGTTTTGCCACTTTTCCTAGCTATAGCCTTTTGAGTCATGTGATAGACGAGATGACTGAATCCTCTTATTACAGGAGAAGGCCAAGAATAAACTGGCAATAGATGGATGAGCTAAGTACCACCTAACCCAACACCCCTTTTCCAGTGGCCAATGCTAAATATCCCACTACTGCTAATTAGCGACAGGAAAGCTTACTAGTACGTGCGATGCGGTGTGAATTAACTATGGAACACTTTTATAGTTTGTTTATCCTCTAGCAGCCAGCACAGGGACTTATGAAATGACTGCTAATGAAgactaaattaataaataatttcaagatACAAAGTTACAACTATCACTGGATAAAACTGTTACAAGAGTTCATGTTTAAACTGTTAGGACATACATACTTCCACTAGTCCTGGCAGGAGAACAAGGTCCTTGTTTGTCCACTATGTTCCTTCCCAGTACGTCTTCCAGAGATACAGGTGCCACATCATGATGGAGAACTACCCCAAATACTAATAAAAGGTCAGCGGTCTTGCTGACCTTAACGTAAATGTGTTCAGAGGCAAGGTAATAGTGTAAAAAGAATGGGTTTTGGATTTCAGACAGGATGTGGTTCTAAGGTCATCTTCGGCTACACAATACTGTTTCTAAAACAAGCAtgcaattttgttctttttgcttttggcAATACCCAGTGCTCTTCCAGCAAAATCAGTTTGCTTTTTTCAACCACAGAAATGGGCTGTTGAGTTACAATCAGATAGGCActtaatttttaccttttatttatttttatttttaaaattttttaccttttgaaatgaaatgtttattctcattttcaacAACTGTATTTGGGGCTTATCCTTGGTAAAACATATGTAAGAAGGGATTTATTAAAATCAAAGTTATAAGCaattttaaagtaacaaaaatagCACTCTATGACATAATTTGGTTTCTATCAAGTATCTCCTTATGTTTGCTTCTAAAGATAAAATGCCAACAACATCTTGTGAAAGAATTAGCAGACAGCTTCAAATTACTGGTGGCAAAACCTTACTCTCTCACAATCCAGTCTATAGTCTTTAATATTCACCAATGAAGAAGCTTTCGTGTTCTTTTGTGATTTTCCAGACTGTTGCCAGAGAAGACTGATGGAGTCCAATTAAAACATTCTAAAGAAGACTATAAGAAGTTACTTGTCTGTAGTTTCTAATTAGTGTATCATGGGTGTTCTGGTTTTACCTAATATTGTTCTATTTGAATGGTAAAATCTCTATAAACTTCAGAAATTCTTAGGTAGGTACAAATTAAGTAAGTAACTTTTCTAAGCTCTTGCCATTGAGTCCAGAATTTTACATTCTCTGTTAAATTACttggtttaattttaaaagaagtgatataaatataattcagtaggtctgaaaTTACTCTCAGGATAAAGTACGAGTAGACTATAAGAGGCTTCTAAAGTCTTTTATAAATGGCTCAGCAAGCACACCAATAAGTCAAGATAAAAGAGTAAGATAAAGcagttaaaaagaagaacaaactccTTTCTAAAACTCAAATGAATAACACTTACCAGACAGCCAATACAGTGCAGggcattttccagtttctgcctttggtgGTAAGTAGACAGCAAATTTCATTTTGCACTTCAGTTCAACACTGTAATTTTAACAACcatgacaaaaaaaatcaatgcctCTCACTGGTtaagacagaaacagaaaataagtgaTTTAATGTCCAAAATAAATGATTCCACCAACATTTAAGGAATGTACCTTGGCCCTTAAATAAAGAATGGGGCcaatttatggggtgcctgggtgactcagccattaagcgtctgccttcggctcaggtcatgatcccagggccgtgggatcaagccccacttcaggctccctgctccgcgggatgcctgcttctccctctcccactccccctgcttgtgttccctctctcgctgtctctctctgtcaaataaataaataaaatcttaaaaaaataatggggcCAATTTAGTATAGTGCTCTATTAAGCAACCTGGGTCTTTGCTGTGCATGGCACATAAGTCACTGGgggggaataaaataaaataaatgtaataccCTCAATATGGCACTAATACTGCTAaatgaaaaattgtttttgtttctaaagagATATATGAAATAACAAATCAGcttttatgaaaaatgaattCTAAAGATCTTAAATCATATGTTGGTTCACAGGTGCTGAAATGTACCACCTCTTTAATTTGTTCTTTGTCACTAACATCTTATTATAATCACTAATATCACAAATGAGGTAATTTTGATAAAAACCACAGGTATTTTTCCATGTAAATGGTAATTTGTGCAATAATGATCTTTCATGGGCCTATTTAAGGAATCAAATAGATGGAAGCAGAATGAGAGATACCTAAAATTTTATCTTCTTGGTAGTTACCTGTCATGTTCAAAAACTTTCTGCAACCCCCCAAAGCACTTGTTGCTGGAAATCTGCTTCAATGCCATTCTTCCCCTATGATTGAAGATTAATCTCATTAATTTCTAGAACATTAGTTcctgaaaaatttgaaataaaacagtTTTCAGATAAATTATCCAACATACAACTGTTTTCcactgagaatattttttttcgcttgctcattttctctgataaataacATAAAGAAACTGACTCACTTTCATGTACACACTCATACCTGTTATGTACTTCAGGAAACTTTAGTACTCTGGTAGGTGAGTACTAATTTATCCAGTTGGTTAacaagctttttgttttttctttttctttttgtggacTGCCccaaatttttttcagaaagggAGAATATAAACAAGCTACTAATTAAATACTTTAGCTTAGAAGAACAAAAATTGTTAATAGTTTACCTGTCAACTGTAACAAAGGAATCAAAGAATTGGTCTTACTGATTATGGCTGATTTTTTCAAGTGGGAGGAAAATGATGTCACCATAACGATTTGGTGACAGTAAGtggtgacatttattgagcacttatagCATCATCGCTGCTGTGCTGTACACACACCCAGATCAAATTCCTCGTCTTATGAGAGTTCTTCTGAGAACGTGATGCACAACTTTTATCAACAATTCTCCTTCTAAAATGAACTGACAAGTAAAACATTAGTGAATTAAAAGTGCAGCTCATAGATGGGAGATTTTGAAGTTTGGTAATTCTTTTCTCTCAGACAGATCTTTTAAATGTTCATAAATAATTTTAGGCTTAAATGTTAGAATGCcatacattattaatttttaataatacaaaaaaaaagtcagtgaaccATCCTTATCAGAACTGCGTGTTCAGCAAAGAGGAACCAGACTCTTCTGATGTGTATCTCTCAAGGAAGgattcccttcccctccttaTTAAAAATCAGTTAGCCGTACACACTAAATAAAAAATCCTCACATACTAGGAACAGGTATTACCACTCTCGTGGGCTTCTCAGTGAACATGTTCCACATAATTTCTAACATTCTCAGTTCTACAGTATGCTGATCGGTTGTGGTGTTAGGGTTActctaaaaaaatacataacggggcgcctgggtggctcagtcgttaagcatctgcctttggctcagggcgtgatccctgcattctgggattgagccccgcatcgggctcctctgctgggagcctgcttcttcctctcccactccccctgcttgtgttccctctctcgctggctgtctctctctgtcaaatagatgaataaaatcttaaaaaaaaaaaaaaaagtaacaataatcTTAAAAAGTTAATCTTGGAAATGTCTTTGCAAAATTCTAAATAAGATTAGTTTTAATCCTACCTTTTAGTAATTTCCTCAGTAAATCTAAATACTTAGCTTTGCATTattgagctgggatttgaaccaggaAGCCTGACATCAGAACCCCTACTTTTTGTTGCTATTCTCTCCTGCTTCTTTGGAAGGTCTTTATATACTCTCTTTTTTAGATGCTCTGAGATTGACTAAATTTATAGGATTAGGAGATTATAGAGAAATTACCTTCTCTTCACAGGTTTATGCATTTAATCTATAAGAGATCAATTCTTAACAAACTGCTCACAAATGttattgattattgattattAACTTCAGCTATTCTTGTTCATGATCCCAGCTTAAATAATATACTAACACAGAAAGACGTATAATTTTAGCATACATACATGAGACCAAGGAGTAGAATTTTTTTTGCTGAATTATTCTATAAGGATgtcctgttttcttaaatttagaaGGGCTATGTCTGCTTTCCCAAACCATGGCACACTGAGCCTATATCTAGTACATAAGAGATAACTAATAATAATTAACTTCTGACTACCAATTatgtgaaagttttaaaaatcagcttgtccttcaccttttttgttttatacttaatgattttttttgtaaagcaTAACTAGtctatttcttctgcttttttaatgtgctttaattaaaattcaaaatcaaataCTTCCCATTTAATCAGAGAAAACCAAGTTAAAATGCTGTGTTTTCAATTGACAGAAagagctgaaaaaataaaatcaaagcttTTGAAGTTTTTTCCTCTAGCCACCCATTTTAGAAATCACCTTCGATTACAACTCAAGATAAAAGTTACACtcaataaaaatatgacataagCTAAGAACTAGATACACTATATGAAATAATACACTAGGTGATTACATTCTTCATTAAAGTTTTTCTATGTgagaaataacatattttaaacttAAGTTATTAGCTTTTTCATCCAACTTTCAAAGTAAcacataagaaataaaacttaaacttACCTGATCAGTTGCTATTTGCTTTTTTGCCTGCACCAAAGGATAG includes these proteins:
- the ESD gene encoding S-formylglutathione hydrolase isoform X2, with the translated sequence MALKQISSNKCFGGLQKVFEHDSVELKCKMKFAVYLPPKAETGKCPALYWLSGLTCTEQNFISKAGYHQAASEHGLVIIAPDTSPRGCNIKGEDESWDFGTGAGFYVDATEDPWKTNYRMYSYVTEELPQLINANFPVDPQRMSIFGHSMGGHGALICALKNPGKYKSVSAFAPICNPVLCPWGKKAFSGYLGTDQSKWKAYDATHLVKSYPGSQLDILIDQGKDDQFLSDGQLLPDNFIAACTEKKVPVVFRLQEGYDHSYYFIATFITDHIRHHAKYLNA
- the ESD gene encoding S-formylglutathione hydrolase isoform X1; amino-acid sequence: MRLIFNHRGRMALKQISSNKCFGGLQKVFEHDSVELKCKMKFAVYLPPKAETGKCPALYWLSGLTCTEQNFISKAGYHQAASEHGLVIIAPDTSPRGCNIKGEDESWDFGTGAGFYVDATEDPWKTNYRMYSYVTEELPQLINANFPVDPQRMSIFGHSMGGHGALICALKNPGKYKSVSAFAPICNPVLCPWGKKAFSGYLGTDQSKWKAYDATHLVKSYPGSQLDILIDQGKDDQFLSDGQLLPDNFIAACTEKKVPVVFRLQEGYDHSYYFIATFITDHIRHHAKYLNA